GTTTGCATTAGATGCGCAAATGGAAGATTTCGTCGAAAAAAGATTAATTCCAGAAAAAAATTATTTACGAAAAGCGAGAAAACTCTTAAAACATATTTTCTCAAAAGAAGATATCAACCTTGCCTATCAAAATAACGCTAACTTAACGGCTTCTCAAGCCTATCATAGTCAAACTGCTAACTGTATGTCACTGACAATAATGGCATATGCATTAGCAACTGAAGCGGGGTTAAATGTTAAATTTCAAAGTATCAAAGTGCCAGAGTACTGGGTACGAAATGGTGAGCATAATATGCTAACTGGTCATGTTAATTTATCAGTTAGTGAGAAGCGTGCTTCTAACGTGGCTGTTGTTTACGGTGATGAATTAATGCAAATTGATTTTGACCCCGAAGTATATCGCCGTTCTTTTCCTAAAAAAACAATCACCAAGCAAGACATGTTAGCAATGTTTTACAACAATAAAGGCGCTGGTGCCTTAGTTCAACAAAATTATGATAAAGCATATGCTTATTTTAAGAGTGCGATTATTGCAAACCCTGCATTCTCTTCTTCTTGGGGTAATTTAGGTGTTTTATATAAGCTAACTAAACAATACGATTTAGCAAAAAAAAGCTATAACACCGCAATTGCTTTAGATAATGATAACTTAACTGCATATGAAAACTTAACAATCGTATTATCACACCAAGGAGAAAATAAAAGAGTAGAAGCTATTAAGCAAATGCTTCACGAAAAACGGCATAAAAATCCATTTTATCATGCAATGTTAGCCGATGAAGCGTTATATCGCGGAGAGTATCAATTAGCAAAAAGATTGTTTAAAAAAGCAATACGGTTGGAAAAAAAAGGGCATGAGTTTTACTTCGGCCTTGCAAGAGTATATTTTGCTCTAAAAGAAACGGATAAAGCTGAAAATGCGATTAAAAAAGCGATTTCTTATAATCGATATCCGTCAACAGAAAATCAATATATTGCGAAGCTAAATGTGATAACACAACATAATGAATAACCTTCACAAAATGCTAGGGGAAATAATACCAATAAAATGTTGACCAACTAGTTAAATAACTTTCTATTTTTGTTTATAATATTCACATTAAAAATAGTTAAGAGAGCACACATGCAAAAACGCTTTATTTCAGCACAAGAGCTTTTAGAAGACTCTTTTCGTGTTGCCCATCAAGTCTTTGAAGATGGATTTAAGCCCGATTATATCGTTGGTATTTGGCGTGGTGGGGCACCAATTGGTATCGCAGTACAAGAATATTTTGATTATAAAAATGTAGAAACAGATCATATTGCAGTTCGTACTTCGTCTTATTATGGTATTAATCAGCAAAGTAAAGAAATAAAAGTGCATGGTTTGCATTACATAATAGAAAATGCCAATACTGATGATAGTTTACTTATTGTTGATGACGTTTTTGATTCAGGTAGAAGCATAGATGCGTTAATTAAACAGCTAAAGCTGCAAATGCGCAATAACATGCCTACAGATGTTAGAGTTGCTTGTCCTTGGTTTAAACCTGAAAATAATAAAGTAGGTTTTGAACCCAACTACTTTGTTCACGAATCATCTGAATGGTTGGTATTTCCGCATGAAATTTCTGGTTTAACACCTGAAGAAATCATTGAAGGAAAATCAGACCTTCGTAATATTAAGTCATTATTTTCATAATAAATTCATTAGAGCGCGTTGAATTATTTGTGTTATACATATCATACGCTCTAATCACTAATACTAATGAAGCATAGTGATAACACTGTGCTTTTTTATTACTTTATGTTTAAACTTACCTTTTTATTATTTGTCGTATCTTTTTCATCGTTTGCACATTGCGTAAATAACAAAAACCCTGTTATTCTCATTTCACTCGATGGTTTTGCGGGTAAATACTTAACAACATATCAACCCCCTTATTTACTTTCGATGGCAAAGAAAGGGGTATTTACCGATGCATTAATTCCCGTTTACCCTTCAAAAACATTTCCAAATCATCTTACGATGGTGACAGGTAAGCCGCCAGCTGAACATGGTATTGTACATAATAGCTTTTATCACCGAGGTTTTAATACAAACTATACGTTAGGAAGCGGAAAACACAACAGTGCCTGGTTAACGGCGAAACCAATATGGACAATCGCTGAACAGCAAGGTATTAAAACAGCCGTGTATTTTTGGCCTGAGTCAGAAACGAAAGTAGACAATATATTGCCTTCGTATGTTAAAGCGTATCAACATAATACCCCTAACGAAGTACGTTTAGCTCAACTTGTCTCTTGGCTGCAGTTACCAGAACCAGAGCGTCCACAGTTACTGATTAGTTATATTTCAACCATTGATGACATTGGCCACTCACATGGAACAAAGGCTGAACAAACTAAAAATGCAATTCGTAAGGTAGATAAGCTACTTGAGGACTTTGTAAATAAAGTACAGCAAAGTACATCGTTAACACCTAATATAATCATTGTATCAGATCACGGCATGATCGATGTAAAGCATGGTAAAAAGCTTAACGTTGATAACTTACTTACTCCACCAACCGGCACTATAGTCGTGAATGGTCAAACACAACTATATATTTATAACGATAACCAAGTCGCACTAACAAGGCTACGAAATCGATTAACTAAACATAAAAATCGACAGTATTTTCGTACCTATTTAGCTACAGATTTTCCTAAGCATTGGCAGTTAAACCTAAGAACACACACAGCCCCTGATATGATTATTGAAGCAATTCCACCTGCTATATTTGTAAAAGAAGGAAAACATACACCTTTTGCTACTCACGGGTACGACCCTATAAAAAACGAAGATTTAAATGCGATGATGATTGCTTTGGGGCCGCAATTTAAGCAAGGACACCAAATAGATAAGTTAGAAAATAAACATGTTTTTCATTTAGTTGCTTCATTGTTATCTTTACAAAATATTGAACATTCAGAGGTGATACGAGCATTTTTTAAACGCACCCCTTAAATTAGTGTTACGTACATTTTATTCGATTGTTAATATTATCTTTTTAAGGTTAGAATAGGTGATGTAATTTTAATCTGATAATAGTATATATAAATAGATGTATAGTACCTATATTGCTCGACAAGCGATCTTAGATCGAAATTCTAATACCATCGGTTATGAACTTTTGTTTAGAGATAGCCCTGACAATAAATTTCCAGAAATTGATCAAGACGTTGCAAGTTCTAAGCTTATTATTCAAAACCATTTACAGGGTGACATAAAAGCGATTGCACTTGGAAAATTGGCATTTATCAACTTTACAGAGAAGTGTTTAATTAACAAATATCCGTTGATGTTTGACAAAAACTCAATTGTAATTGAACTAGTAGGGCATACATCACCAACTGATAGACTGTTAAAGATCGTTAAATATTATTGTGAGAAAGGTTATAAAATTGCACTCACGGAATATGATTTAGATGATCGCTGGGATGCCTTATTTCCCTATTTATCGATGATAAAAGTCGACATCGAAAAGCATAATCCAAAGTGCTTACAACCGATTGTGAAACGATTAAAAAATTACGATATAAAGCTTACTGCTGAAAAAGTAGAAACTAAATTTCAATTACAATCGTTAACCGAAGTAGGCTTTAACTTTTATCAAGGCTATTTTTATCACGAACCTGAAATTATAGAAGGGCAAACCCTAGCCCCAATAAAAGCGCAAATGCTGCATTTGATCAGCGAAACGTTCAATACCCCACTAGATTACGGAAAAATTGCAAAAATTATCAGCCATGATGTAAACCTTAGTGTGGGCTTATTAAAAATGGTAAATAATGTCGCAACAAGTACCCGTGTTGAAATTACTTCATTAAAACAAGCAACGGCATATTTAGGTGAAGAGAAACTTAAACAATTTGTTACGATACTTGCGCTGTCAAAATTGACGACAGATAAAACCGATGAAGCATCAAAACAAGCGTTAATTACCGCTAAGTTAATGACATCTCTTGCTAAAGAAAGTGCCTTTAAAGAAATAAGTGATTTTGCATTCATCACAGGTTTATTAAGTGCAATAGAAGTTATTTTAAGTATGCCAATGGATGAAATTGTCAAAACAATGCCATTAGCAGACCCTATTACCAAAGCGTTAGTTGATCATGACGGCTTACTCGGTGAGCTATTAGTGTTAACAACAAACTATATTACAGGCAATGGTGAAAACATATCAGACTTGATAAAGGCATATGGATTAGAAGCTGATTTTATCCATAATAAATTTGTGGAGGCAAGCCTTTGGTGTGAAGAGTTAGGTGTAATTTAATGCGCTAATGCTGCTTATGATATAACTTAGTAAGCAGCGCACTTAAATTAGCATATAAGTTCTTTTTAGATACGGCATAGTCAGCACCATAACAGTTAGCAGCATCTAAAATTGACTCATTTGGATTTTCAGGAGCCTCGCAGCCAGAAACTGCAATAACATTACCTTTCGTGGTGGGCTTAATTTTTTCTATAAACTCAAAACCATCTAATAAAGGCATTTCAATATCTGTGATCACCAACTGATAATTATTTTTATGAAAAGCATCGAGTGCAAGTAAACTATCAGTGTAAGTATCAATATTTTGGCTAAAGGGTAAAGACGTTTTAACAATATCTTCCAGTAACATAATATCGATAGATGAATCGTCAACGACTAATACGTTAAACATTATCATATCCCTTAATTGATAAACTCCTCTCTTTAAAAATAGTCAACGTGTACCTGTTAAGTCAATATTTATATTATTTAATTTTACAAATATACCATCATGGTTTGATAGCAGAAACTTAATCTTATCAACATAAATTAAACACTGCTTTTTCTAATAATTTGTTAAGGCCTATTGAACTTTGTCATTTAATTATTTTACTTGATGCTTTATTAGATAAATTACTCTAAAATCATGCCGCAACTCTTTCCGCTAATTATTGTAATAAAAAACAAGCAAGGACTTTATTTTGACTAAGTTACTCTTTGTATTTTTCAGTATTTTATTCTCTTTTCCTAGTTATGCATCGGGTGCTGGCACCGTTGATTTAACAGGTTCGGTTTTTGGCATTACTGCCATAGTGATATTTTCAATTGCTTATTTATTAGTCATTGGAGAAGAGTTTATTCATTTAAGGAAATCTAAACCTGTCTTGGTTGCTGCTGGTATTATCTGGTTAATGATTGGTTATATTTATACGCAACACGGTATCGCCAAACAAGCGGAAGAAGCATTCAATCATAATTTACTAGAGTACGCGCAACTTTTATTATTCTTATTAGTTGCAATGACCTACATCAATGCCATGGAAGAACGTGGTATTTTTGAAAGTTTACGTATCTGGATGGTATCAAAAGGGCTCAGTTTACGAAGCTTGTTTTGGACCACAGGCATATTAGCATTCGCCATTTCTTCATTCGCTAATAATCTTACAACGGCCATGTTGATGTGCGCTATTGTATTAAAAGTCGCCCCAAACAACCTAAAGTTTATTAATATTGCGTGTATTAATATTGTGGTAGCTTCAAATGCGGGTGGGGTGTTTAGCCCCTTTGGTGATATTACAACGTTAATGATTTGGCAAGCAGGTTTATTACAGTTTCAACAATTCTTTGTTTTATTAATACCTTCTTTGGTCAATTTTCTTATTCCAGCATTGATTATGAGCTTTTTCATTTCTAATCATAAATCTACGCCAATATTTGATAATGAGTTTCAATTAAAACGTGGCGCTAAGCGCATAGTGGCACTATTCGTGTTAACGATTATCACAGCGGTTTTATGCCATAGCTTAATTCAGATGCCACCCGTTTTAGGTATGATGTTAGGGTTAGGGTACTTAAAATTTCTTGGCTTTTATTTACGAAAAAGTTTACCTCGCTCTTTAGATAAAAAACGCACTAAAGCACAAATAAATAAAGATGAAAAGGCACTAAAACGTTTAGGAAATATTGTGCCATTTGATATTTTCGATAAAGTAGCAAGAGCTGAATGGGACACCTTATTATTCTTTTATGGTGTTGTGATGTGTGTTGGAGGCCTAGGTTTTATGGGCTATTTATCTTTAGTCTCCGAACTACTATACACAAATTGGAGCCCGACGTACGCAAATATAGCCGTAGGCGTTTTATCTGCCATTGTTGATAACATTCCCGTAGTTTTTGCCGTATTAAGTATGCAACCGGTAATGGACATACAGCAATGGTTATTAGTGACAATGACCGCAGGAGTGGGTGGAAGTTTATTATCTGTTGGTTCAGCGTCAGGTGTTGCGTTAATGGGGCAAACAAAAGGAAAATATTCATTTGTTGGTCATTTAAAATGGAGTTGGGCAATAGCATTAGGTTATGTTGCCAGTATCTACGTACACTTCTTAATTAACGGTTAGCACTAAAATAGGTAACAGGAATGTAAACCTGTTACCTTTTCTTTATATCTCTTCATGCCTCGACCTAACCCGCGGCTAAGCTGAACAAAAATTTAAAACACAGAGAGCAACTCGCTCTTGCTCAATAACTTTCAAGTTAGTGATTGATTAACAGTAATATAGGTGAGGGTAGCTACGTATAATCCAACACCAAAAACCATATGATTTATCAAACTTCGTATGCGTGCAATATTTGGCTTAGGGGCTTTTGATGCCACAAAGCCAAGCCCCATACAAGGCTGCATGATACAAAAGGGGAAAACGACAGTGACCATTCCAAAGATAACACTCGACAAAAACGAAACTGAAGTGAGGGTAACGCTTTCATTAACTATCAATAAAAAAGCACCGGCAAATATTACACCAATTATATAATGTGTCACCCACCCAATAAGTAGCTCATTATTAACCGCTTTACTCTGTGATATATTTTGATGATAAAACTTCCCGTCACTCATTAATCCTACCCATCTACCGACCATGCGCCAGTTAAGAGGTGGCACGTTAAATAGCTTCTCTATAAATAAAGACCATAAATCAAGTACTATGGTAGCTCCAATACCAATAAGCACGCTGTTAATTATCCATTCAATCATTTGTTAACCTCTTTGCGATATATTGTTTAATATTAATCAGCCAAATAAATAAGCATTTGTCTGTTTATTTTCATTTGATAAACTATCATGCCACTTCAAGTTAACTTTAAGTCAAGAGGAAATAATGAGTATTTTAGACATTGGAGAAGTTGTTAGGTTGTCAGGAATACCGGCATCAACATTAAGGTATTATGAAGAAAAAGGCTTAATTAACCCCATAGGAAGACATGGTCTTAGGCGACAATACGATCCCGCAGTGTTAACCCAGCTATCTTTTATTTCCTTAGGTAGACTCGCAGGGTTATCACTCAATGAAATCAATAATATGTTTGAACCTAAAGGAAAAATTGTAGTAGATAGAAGAAAACTACAACAAAAAGCAGATGAAATTGATCAAAAAATAATACAACTAACATCAATGAGAGATGGCTTACGACATGCCGCGGTTTGCCCTGAAGAAAACCATTTCGAATGCGAAAGGTTTAATAAGTTACTACGTACTTCAACTAGACGATTAAAAACCAATACTGTATAACTTTACTTCTCCTGATATTTTTCTCAATTATTACAAACAAGGATTGTGATGTACCGAGGTCAGTTAACTAAGTGGGACAATGCCAAAGGCTTTGGCTTTATAAACTCTGCTCAATTAAACCAAGATACTTTCATACATATCTCTGCACTCAAACATATGAGTAGAAAGCCTAAGCAAGGTGACTTCATTCATTTTAATGTTGAGCAACATAAAGGGAAGGCTCGAGCGACTAATGCTCGTATTGAAGGCGTAAAAGCAAATTCACCCTTTAAAGTTTCAAAAACGTATAAAACTCGTTCAGGCAATAAAGTTATCTATGCTGCTGTCATTATCGCAATCGCTGCATTTATCATTCAGCGCCTTGATTTAGGGCAAAGTAATCAAACACCGCAATCACAATTTAAAGCAACGCCAATACCAGCAAACATTGCTCCAACCCAGCACTTTACCTGTGATGGACGACAGCATTGTAGTCAAATGACATCTAGAGAAGAAGCTGAGTTCTTTACCAGACATTGTCCTAATACAAAGATGGATGGTGATAATGACGGAATACCTTGTGAAAATGATTCAAGGTTTTAATCAATGATATTTGATCTTGAATTTATTAAGCCTACATAAAGTAAATTAAACTTCAACCAAGCTTCCAAAAGAAAGCCTTCAGAAATGTTGTGATTTATTACTTATTAAAATCACGATTTTAAAAGATTATCTATTATTTAAACGATAAATCGTGTTACATTAGCTTTATAGCCTGTGTTGAGTGCAAATTTATTCATTGTGCTTTGTGATTACTTATCATTTATATCTAGGTATTTTTCACTACAGCCCAATGAAAACCGATACTCTCAGCATAAATATATTGTTTTATACGTTACGCTACGTGAAATTTAGCTGTTATGATAGCCAATAACTCTTATTTTTTTACGTACAATCACCATTGTATTTAATAGGTTTATACTTCAAAACCTATTTTGGTGATCGGGTTCGTTAATGTTGTTTATATTCAATCACATTATTTTATTTACATAAAATAAGTTTGTTAATAACGCATCACGTTTGTAGGTTTTAAATGTTTGCAAATAAATCCGCATCAGAAGTTTATCTGATGTCACTACAATCAGAACAAAGCCGTGTGACTATGGCGTCATTGTTAAATGTTGTTGCTTTTAAATTACAAAAAAAGAAATCGCATCAACATGTTGATTGGTCTTTTTTACATTATGAGCATATTCTTTATTTTCTTTCTGAGCTTTCATCACAAGGAAAATCTCCAGCAACAATAAACGTGTATTTATCTGCACTTAAAGGTGTTGCTAAAGAAGCCTGGCGGAAAAAAGAAATAGATGTAGAAACCTATCAACACATCAAAGAAATCAGACGTGTTCGTGGCTCTCGTAGTGTTAAAGGACGCGCATTATCGCTAGATGAACTTAATCAGTTGATTGATTACTGCATGATGCAAGATGGTGTAATTGCTATGCGCGACGCTGCGGTTGTGGCGTTAGTTTACGGTGCTGGATTACGTCGCCATGAAGCGGCAAATCTATTGCTCAGTGATTTAAACTTAACAGAAGCTACCTTGCGGGTATTAGGTAAAGGAAATAAAGAACGTGTTAATGCCTTACATAACCGTATTTTAGAAATTTTAGATGTGTGGTTATTAGAACGTGGTACTGAGCCAGGTCCTTTATTTCTTAGAGCGCGCAAAGGAAATAAACTCATTAATGCGCCGATATCCGGACAAACTATTTACGACATTATTATCAGACGTTATCAAGAAGCTGGTTTAAAACGTTTAACACCGCATGATTTACGCAGAACGTATGCAACGAAATTACTTGAAAATGGAGAAGACGTGTTCGTTGTACAAGATTTAATGGGCCATTCTTCTGTTGAAACCACTAAAAACTATGATAAACGGGCAGATATTGCGAAAAATAAAGCGGCGAAAGCCCTACCTTTTTGATGCTTGTAAACTTGTCCATTGTTGGTTGATTTCAAACAACTCGCCTGATTGTTGTAAACTCTTAATTGCATCATTAAATCGAGCTAAATCATCTTCATTCATCGTAGATTTACTTAACATCAAATAAATTTCATCTTGATATATTTCTACTGAGTGTTCTTCAAACTCATTGAATAGCTTATATTTTTCAACAAAGGCTCGCATGGTCACAGGATCAACTAGAAAACCATCTAAATGCCCTTTTAATGTTTGTTTTACGTTTTCTTCTAAGTCAATTACTTCACTAATATGTGCTCTGAACTCAGCTTGTAAGATCAGTTTTTTATACAATTTACCGTAATAATAACCACCTTCAACACCGATCATGTAATTACTTTTTGATAAATCAGCTAAAGAGTTAAGAATAATGTTTTGGCGTGTCCCTTTTCTTACATACAATTTAACTTGTTCTTTTCTATAAGGCTTGGTGAAGTATGCGTATTCAGTTCTGTCTTTCGATAGCGAAGCGCCCATGGCAATGTCCATTTTCCCCATTTTTATATATTGTAAATGGCGCTTCCACGGTAACTCAGTGTAATTAATATTGTATCCGGCTTTTTTAACAATTTTATTAAATATATCAATATCTAAGCCAACTAATTCATGTTGATTATTATGATATTGGTACGGATACCAAAGCTCCCAACCAACCGCAAGGGTTGATTTGGTGTTTGCAGATGCATTTGATAAGCATAAAAGAGTTGCTGTTATAGCAATAAAAATTTTAATATTCACAACAACACTTCCCTATATTAGATTGAATTATTCAAATGCTTTTAGTGCTAAAGTGGGGTCAAGTTTGACATGTTTCCAATTAATACGCCAATCAAGGTGCGGCCCTGTGGCACGCCCTGTGGCACCAATAGCCGCCACTTTGTCACCTTTGTTAACCGTATCCCCTTCTTTTACATAACTATCACTTAAATGTAAAAAGGTTGAAGTAACGCCGTGCCCGTGATCGATGATCATCGTACCACCTGAATAGAACATATCAGGAACATATAAAGTCACAATGCCTGACGCAGGTGCTATCACAGGTGTTCCTGTTGGTCCAGCGTAATCTAAACCATAATGTGGTCTACCAGGTTTACCATTATAAAAACGTTGGCTACCATAAACACCTGTGATTGTGCCAGTTGCAGGCGCAATAAAGCCTTGGGTAAAGTCTAATCGGTGGCTGGTTTTATTGCGAGCCAAGTAAACTTGTTCAGCGTCTTTTTTTGCCCGTTTAACGTTGTTCGGATCGGGATTCATTATTTTTTTTGCGATCCCTTCAACCCGTTGAATATTATATTGCTGCTTTTTAGGTGTTAACATTTTTGTGTAAACTGTGCCATCTGGCTTTTCTACCACAAGTTTTTTAGTTTTTGTTTCATCACGTGAAAAGCCGAAAACAAAATCACCGTTATCAGACAATAAAAGTGGTTCACCATTTAAGCTGACTTTACTGTTAGGTATGGTTTTGCCAATAATTAAACCGCCCTGCTTGATAACGCCTTTAAGTACTACTTCCTGAGCAGAAGCAGAAATGGCTATCGATGTAGATAGTAGAAATCCTGCTGCCAAACTAACGTAGTTTCTGTAGTTAAGCATGTGCAATGGCTCCTTTTCCAACACCCTCATACGCAATTACAGTAAAATTATCTTGAGGCTGTTGCAGTTTCAATTGACGTGCAATGTAATCAGCTAATAATTCCACGGTAGAGTCACAATCAACAACTTCAAGAACCTTTGTTTCAACGGCAATATCAAATCGACCTTGTGGGGCTTGATAAGCAAAGTATTGATGACTATCTAATAACTTTAAATGTGCATTTTCAGACAGTTGAATATGTTGTTTTGATACCCGATCATCTTCTGAGGCAATATAAATGTCTTGCCAACGATGACACCAAAAATGCTCTAAGTCAGTAGAACGATTGTCGTTGTGAAACAATTCAATTTTTGAACGGTGACCATGCGCAATTCGCTGACAATTTCCATCATGCAATTTAAGGCCATGAGTATAATGATAAAAATCACTGTCTATTTTTTCTGGTCGTAACGTTAACTCTAAGCCAGCCACATTATTAGGTAATTGCGCTAAAATAATAGTGGTAAGATAATCAGTGACAGAGGAAATAGTGATTTCACTTGCCGGCAACTTTGCAAAAGCGCATGCAGGTGATTGCAAGTAATATTGTGCACGGCTCGCAGATAAATCTATAAATTCATGATCCTTATGAAAGGTAGATTCTGACACTTGTACCGATGAACATTGCTCTGGGATCAACAATTTATGATCGACTGCATCATCAATAATCGCTTTGATCTGCTTTTTAACTACTGCAAAATCAAGCACCATTTTCATATCGTTTAACGAACCATCAAGCAGTACATCAACAATCCAACTCTCTCCTACTATTCCTCGTTCTGAGCAACAATAGGAAAAATCAATAACGGTTAAATCTTTGACAAATAATTGCATTACTTACCTATTTATCTAAAACACGCCAATGAATATCTTCACCAGCTCTGATTGGAACAACTATATCGTCACCAAGTGCCATCGTTTCAGGAACTGACCAAGCTGACTTTTCAAGGGTAATGGTGTCTGAGTTTACAGGCAAATTATAAAAACGTGGGCCATTTAAACTCGCAAACCCTTCTAATTTATCTAAGGCGCTTTCTTGTTCGAACACTTCAGCGTATAACTCGATAGCCGCATGAGCGGTATAAGAACCAGCACAACCGCAGGCTGATTCTTTAGCACCTTTGGGATGTGGCGCCGAATCTGTTCCTAAGAAAAATTTATTGCTACCACTTGTTGCTGCAGCAATTAATGCTTGCTGATGAATATTGCGTTTAAGAATAGGTAAACAGAAATAATGCGGCCTTATACCACCAACCAACATATGATTGCGGTTATATAATAAATGATGGGCTGTAATGGTAGCTGCAACATTTTCACTTGCACTATTTACAAAGTCTACCGCATTCTTAGTAGTAATGTGTTCAAGTACTACTTTTAAGTTAGGATGCTTAGCCACTAATGGTTTCAAAATGGTGTCAATAAAAACGGCTTCACGGTCAAAAATATCAATATCTGCGCTGGTTACTTCGCCATGAATTAATAATGGCATATCAAGCGATTCCATCTCTGCAATAACGCTGGCAATGTTATCAACATTGGTTACACCTGAAGATGAGTTTGTTGTAGCCCCTGCCGGATAAAGCTTTGCAGCATACACAATGCCACTTTCTTTAGCTGCTTTGATATCTTGCGCTGTTGTATTATCAGTAAGATATAACACCATTAACGGTTTAAATGTTGATGACGGATTGTTCGCCATAATACGTTGGTAATAAGCCTCGGCCATCTCTTTATTAGTGATTGGTGGTACTAAGTTTGGCATCACAATAGCACGGCCAAAGTAGCGGCTAATATCAGCTACAGTAGTACTTAAAAACTCACCATCACGTAAATGCACATGCCAATCGTCAGGTCGAGTAATCGTTAATGTATTCATGAATATCCTTTACTTGTGTTCTATATATTGCCAACGCGTTTATTCGAAAGGTTGGCTAGTTTGCGCCGCTCTATCTTCATCTTGCAACAGCTTAAGTAACTGTTCTTTTAAATTAGGCGGTATTTTATAAATGGTTAAACTATCGTTAACAGCATTATACACAACATCTTGCCCAAAATGACTGCGCTCGAAACTGATACTGATGCCTGCACCGTATCCTGAATATTTAGTCACTTTATTTACAATAGCTTGCTCATGCGGAAATGACTCTTCTAATGGATAGTCATTTTCTTGGCAAAAAGAGTAAAAGTCTTGCTCGGCACCTTCTTTAGATATCATATTACCAAGCTCTTTAATAGAAACATCTTGAGCAGAAGCTTTTTGATCTTTGCAATACGATAAAAGTTCCTTGCGAGTATCTTGTTTTTCATTTGCATCTAGTTGATTCACCGATACAAAATCTTCCACCGCTT
The Thalassotalea hakodatensis genome window above contains:
- the pyrC gene encoding dihydroorotase, with the protein product MNTLTITRPDDWHVHLRDGEFLSTTVADISRYFGRAIVMPNLVPPITNKEMAEAYYQRIMANNPSSTFKPLMVLYLTDNTTAQDIKAAKESGIVYAAKLYPAGATTNSSSGVTNVDNIASVIAEMESLDMPLLIHGEVTSADIDIFDREAVFIDTILKPLVAKHPNLKVVLEHITTKNAVDFVNSASENVAATITAHHLLYNRNHMLVGGIRPHYFCLPILKRNIHQQALIAAATSGSNKFFLGTDSAPHPKGAKESACGCAGSYTAHAAIELYAEVFEQESALDKLEGFASLNGPRFYNLPVNSDTITLEKSAWSVPETMALGDDIVVPIRAGEDIHWRVLDK
- a CDS encoding 6-carboxytetrahydropterin synthase encodes the protein MQLFVKDLTVIDFSYCCSERGIVGESWIVDVLLDGSLNDMKMVLDFAVVKKQIKAIIDDAVDHKLLIPEQCSSVQVSESTFHKDHEFIDLSASRAQYYLQSPACAFAKLPASEITISSVTDYLTTIILAQLPNNVAGLELTLRPEKIDSDFYHYTHGLKLHDGNCQRIAHGHRSKIELFHNDNRSTDLEHFWCHRWQDIYIASEDDRVSKQHIQLSENAHLKLLDSHQYFAYQAPQGRFDIAVETKVLEVVDCDSTVELLADYIARQLKLQQPQDNFTVIAYEGVGKGAIAHA
- a CDS encoding excalibur calcium-binding domain-containing protein, whose translation is MYRGQLTKWDNAKGFGFINSAQLNQDTFIHISALKHMSRKPKQGDFIHFNVEQHKGKARATNARIEGVKANSPFKVSKTYKTRSGNKVIYAAVIIAIAAFIIQRLDLGQSNQTPQSQFKATPIPANIAPTQHFTCDGRQHCSQMTSREEAEFFTRHCPNTKMDGDNDGIPCENDSRF
- a CDS encoding M23 family metallopeptidase, with product MLNYRNYVSLAAGFLLSTSIAISASAQEVVLKGVIKQGGLIIGKTIPNSKVSLNGEPLLLSDNGDFVFGFSRDETKTKKLVVEKPDGTVYTKMLTPKKQQYNIQRVEGIAKKIMNPDPNNVKRAKKDAEQVYLARNKTSHRLDFTQGFIAPATGTITGVYGSQRFYNGKPGRPHYGLDYAGPTGTPVIAPASGIVTLYVPDMFYSGGTMIIDHGHGVTSTFLHLSDSYVKEGDTVNKGDKVAAIGATGRATGPHLDWRINWKHVKLDPTLALKAFE
- a CDS encoding helix-turn-helix domain-containing protein — protein: MSILDIGEVVRLSGIPASTLRYYEEKGLINPIGRHGLRRQYDPAVLTQLSFISLGRLAGLSLNEINNMFEPKGKIVVDRRKLQQKADEIDQKIIQLTSMRDGLRHAAVCPEENHFECERFNKLLRTSTRRLKTNTV
- a CDS encoding tyrosine-type recombinase/integrase, with translation MFANKSASEVYLMSLQSEQSRVTMASLLNVVAFKLQKKKSHQHVDWSFLHYEHILYFLSELSSQGKSPATINVYLSALKGVAKEAWRKKEIDVETYQHIKEIRRVRGSRSVKGRALSLDELNQLIDYCMMQDGVIAMRDAAVVALVYGAGLRRHEAANLLLSDLNLTEATLRVLGKGNKERVNALHNRILEILDVWLLERGTEPGPLFLRARKGNKLINAPISGQTIYDIIIRRYQEAGLKRLTPHDLRRTYATKLLENGEDVFVVQDLMGHSSVETTKNYDKRADIAKNKAAKALPF
- a CDS encoding substrate-binding periplasmic protein is translated as MNIKIFIAITATLLCLSNASANTKSTLAVGWELWYPYQYHNNQHELVGLDIDIFNKIVKKAGYNINYTELPWKRHLQYIKMGKMDIAMGASLSKDRTEYAYFTKPYRKEQVKLYVRKGTRQNIILNSLADLSKSNYMIGVEGGYYYGKLYKKLILQAEFRAHISEVIDLEENVKQTLKGHLDGFLVDPVTMRAFVEKYKLFNEFEEHSVEIYQDEIYLMLSKSTMNEDDLARFNDAIKSLQQSGELFEINQQWTSLQASKR